A single window of Eucalyptus grandis isolate ANBG69807.140 chromosome 1, ASM1654582v1, whole genome shotgun sequence DNA harbors:
- the LOC104444048 gene encoding UDP-glycosyltransferase 76H1 isoform X2, giving the protein MLNQKAYLPAQEDGAVKAIQELIPSMRARDMPVFDRSCPEATERVLAQIHESTSTASAIVWNTLQTLEQALLHRLQSSLSPPIFPIGPLHKYRTRDPRRRHHRSLFAAETGARREEDRIKCVSFLDSHPPGSVVYVSTGSLVRLSRSELAEMARGLADCGQPFLWAVELSSAHDGDIAQLIPRGEELLCAAADCHPNAPSMRGLVVAWAPQEEVLAHGSVGCFWTHNGWNSTLESMTEGVPMLCWPRVGDQKIIAGFVTRVWRVGLELECDGNGGLERGRISRSIKRLMAGEEGREIRKRALEMEETVELALSDGGCSSQSLSKLVDFIQLL; this is encoded by the exons ATGCTCAATCAGAAGGCCTACCTTCCAGCTCAAG AAGATGGAGCGGTGAAGGCCATCCAAGAGCTGATCCCGTCGATGAGAGCGAGGGACATGCCTGTGTTCGACAGGTCCTGCCCAGAAGCCACGGAGCGAGTCCTCGCCCAGATCCATGAATCCACAAGCACAGCCTCAGCAATCGTATGGAACACGCTGCAGACTCTGGAGCAGGCCCTCCTCCACCGCCTCcagtcctctctctcccctcccatCTTCCCCATCGGCCCTCTCCACAAGTACCGAACCCGGGATCCTCGTCGTCGTCACCATCGCTCTCTCTTCGCCGCCGAGACCGGTGCTCGTCGCGAGGAAGATCGCATCAAGTGCGTGTCCTTCCTGGACTCCCACCCCCCGGGCTCTGTCGTCTACGTGAGCACCGGGAGCCTCGTCAGGCTGAGCCGGTCCGAGCTGGCCGAGATGGCCCGGGGCCTCGCCGACTGCGGCCAGCCCTTCCTGTGGGCGGTGGAGCTGAGCTCGGCGCACGATGGTGACATCGCACAGCTCATCCCAAGAGGGGAAGAGCTGCTGTGCGCTGCTGCAGACTGTCATCCTAATGCCCCTTCGATGCGGGGGCTCGTGGTTGCGTGGGCGCCGCAGGAGGAAGTGTTGGCACACGGGTCGGTCGGGTGCTTTTGGACGCACAACGGGTGGAACTCGACCCTAGAGAGCATGACCGAGGGGGTGCCGATGCTGTGTTGGCCTAGGGTTGGGGACCAGAAGATCATCGCCGGGTTCGTGACCCGGGTCTGGAGGGTGGGCTTGGAGCTGGAGTGCGATGGCAATGGAGGGTTAGAGAGAGGGAGGATCTCGAGGTCCATTAAGCGGTTGATGGCGGGcgaggaagggagggagatCAGGAAGAGGGcgttggagatggaggagacgGTGGAGCTCGCTTTGAGCGATGGCGGTTGCTCTTCTCAGTCCCTGAGCAAGCTGGTGGATTTCATCCAGCTGCtctaa
- the LOC104444062 gene encoding microtubule-associated protein 70-1, producing the protein MAGARIANGDAEHLRPPPAAALGSSASFKSARRKPNGAAAASGAALSRVGSDVDDLITLLHGSDPVRVELSRLENGVRDKDRELGDALAEIKALKYSERLKEKAVEELTDELKKVDGKLKVTETLLESKNLEIKKVNDEKKEALAGQFAAEATLRRVHAAQKDDEMPPIEAIIAPLEAELKLARLEAARLQEDNRALDRLTKSKEAALLDAERTIEIALAKAALVDDLQNKNQELMKQIEICQEENKILDKMHRQKVSEVEKLMQTVRELEEAVLAGGAAANAVRDYQRRVQEMNEERKTLEREVARAKVSANRVATVVANEWKDGNDKVMPVKQWLEERRFFQGEMQQLRDKLAVAERTAKAEAQLKEKYQLRFKVLEEKLKGSNGNARMHSEGKSTNGHARRLSLGGLEHLSRQYSNGSLQKKASSAPTSLLRSNSASILMRHARVSSASFDGGSKSLDKLMPNSTDNDNATDSAGGQIKSTEMIGRVEEIANGSHNGKAQPEDEDFVSGTLYDILQKEVIALRKACQDKDQSIKEKDDAVEMLAKKVDTLNKAMEVEAKRMRREVASMEKEVSAMRVSKEQNSRTRRLSAPRGAVNCTQSISARNARNL; encoded by the exons ATGGCCGGCGCTCGCATTGCCAACGGCGACGCCGAGCACCTcaggccgccgcccgccgccgccctcggCTCCTCGGCCTCTTTCAAGTCCGCCCGCCGGAAGCCGAACGGCGCCGCCGCGGCCTCCGGCGCCGCCCTGTCCCGCGTCGGCTCCGACGTCGACGACCTCATCACGCTCCTCCACGGCTCCGATCCCGTCCGCGTCGAGCTCAGCCGCCTCGAGAACGGAGTCCGAG ACAAAGATAGAGAACTGGGGGATGCACTTGCAGAAATTAAAGCTTTAAAGTATTCTGAACGTCTTAAAGAGAAAGCAGTTGAAGAG TTGACTGATGAGCTGAAGAAAGTGGATGGGAAGCTAAAAGTGacagaaactcttctagaaagcAAG AACCTCGAGATTAAGAAGGTAAATGATGAGAAGAAAGAGGCCCTGGCTGGACAATTTGCTGCTGAAGCTACACTTAGAAGAGTCCATGCTGCCCAAAAAGATGATGAGATGCCTCCAATTGAGGCAATTATAGCCCCACTTGAGGCAGAGCTTAAGCTAGCTAGGCTTGAG GCTGCAAGGTTGCAAGAAGACAACAGAGCACTTGATCGGCTCACAAAGTCCAAGGAGGCTGCTCTACTTGACGCTGAAAGGACTATTGAGATTGCTCTAGCAAAAGCAGCACTGGTGGATGATCTGCAGAACAAGAACCAAGAATTAATGAAGCAAATTGAAATTTGCCAG GAGGAGAATAAAATTCTCGACAAGATGCATAGGCAAAAAGTTTCTGAAGTTGAAAAGCTAATGCAAACTGTTCGAGAGCTTGAGGAAGCTGTTTTGGCTGGGGGAGCTGCAGCTAATGCTGTTCGGGATTATCAGCGACGAGTTCAAGAAATGAAT GAGGAGAGGAAGACCTTGGAAAGGGAAGTTGCCCGTGCAAAGGTTTCTGCAAACCGAGTTGCAACTGTAGTTGCTAATGAATGGAAAGATGGCAATGACAAAGTTATGCCTGTAAAGCAGTGGCTCGAAGAAAGAAGATTTTTTCAG GGTGAAATGCAACAGCTTCGGGATAAACTTGCTGTAGCCGAGCGCACTGCAAAGGCAGAAGCCCAATTGAAG GAAAAATACCAACTGCGATTCAAAGTTTTGGAGGAAAAGCTTAAAGGATCTAATGGCAATGCTCGGATGCACTCAGAAGGAAAGAGTACTAACGGACATGCAAGGCGTCTGTCTCTTGGTGGATTGGAGCACCTGTCCAGACAGTACTCCAATGGCTCTTTACAAAAGAAAGCATCGAGTGCACCGACTAGCCTGCTACGATCCAACAGTGCCAGTATACTGATGAGACATGCAAGAGTGTCATCTGCATCATTTGACGGCGGCAGCAAGTCCCTGGATAAACTGATGCCAAATTCAACTGATAATGACAACGCCACAGATAGTGCAGGGGGACAGATCAAGAGCACCGAGATGATAGGTAGAGTTGAAGAGATTGCAAATGGGAGTCATAATGGAAAAGCGCAGCCAGAAGATGAGGACTTTGTATCGGGAACGTTGTATGATATCTTGCAAAAGGAGGTTATAGCCCTGAGAAAAGCTTGTCAAGACAAAGATCAGAGCATTAAAGAGAAAGATGATGCTGTAGAG ATGTTGGCAAAGAAGGTTGATACTTTGAACAAAGCAATGGAAGTTGAAGCGAAAAGAATGCGTAGAGAAGTAGCTTCCATGGAAAAGGAGGTTTCTGCTATGCGTGTTAGCAAAGAGCAGAATAGTAGGACAAGACGCCTCAGTGCTCCCAGAGGGGCTGTGAATTGCACTCAATCAATTTCTGCAAG GAATGCACGGAACTTGTAG
- the LOC104444067 gene encoding uncharacterized protein LOC104444067, with amino-acid sequence MPHKTRPMTALLLFTGVNAILVSTITPVYDFVCFLPYWERRREHRRQEREAALAQNSSAGST; translated from the exons ATGCCACATAAGACCCGCCCCATGACGGCTTTGTTATTGTTTACCGGAGTAAACGCCATTTTGGTCTCAACTATAACTCCCGTTTATGACTTCGTCTGCTTTCTACCTTACTGGGAGAGAAGG AGAGAACATCGTCGTCAGGAACGTGAAGCTGCTTTAGCTCAGAATTCCAGTGCTGGATCAACATAG
- the LOC104444048 gene encoding UDP-glycosyltransferase 76E2 isoform X1: MDENRKRDWNRHLVLVPCPLQGHLNPMLSLASVFHSKGFGVTLVLVQTSSHPAATSWASDDFFYESLGGSDGSISNAPDVDLMRFLNEVNLKCKSSFRDCLMGLRMGRLRDRKLCVVYDAIMYFSAEVSDELEIPRVVLRTSIVANFLGLSMLNQKAYLPAQEDGAVKAIQELIPSMRARDMPVFDRSCPEATERVLAQIHESTSTASAIVWNTLQTLEQALLHRLQSSLSPPIFPIGPLHKYRTRDPRRRHHRSLFAAETGARREEDRIKCVSFLDSHPPGSVVYVSTGSLVRLSRSELAEMARGLADCGQPFLWAVELSSAHDGDIAQLIPRGEELLCAAADCHPNAPSMRGLVVAWAPQEEVLAHGSVGCFWTHNGWNSTLESMTEGVPMLCWPRVGDQKIIAGFVTRVWRVGLELECDGNGGLERGRISRSIKRLMAGEEGREIRKRALEMEETVELALSDGGCSSQSLSKLVDFIQLL; this comes from the exons ATGGACGAGAATAGAAAGAGAGATTGGAATCGGCATCTGGTCCTTGTTCCCTGTCCTCTCCAAGGGCACTTGAACCCAATGCTCAGTCTAGCCAGCGTTTTCCACTCCAAGGGTTTCGGGGTAACCCTAGTTCTCGTGCAAACGTCCTCTCATCCTGCCGCCACTTCTTGGGCATCCGACGACTTCTTCTATGAATCGCTGGGTGGATCTGATGGCAGTATCTCGAATGCTCCCGACGTGGATCTCATGCGCTTTCTGAACGAGGTTAACTTGAAGTGTAAATCGTCGTTTCGAGATTGCTTAATGGGATTGCGAATGGGTCGACTGAGAGATCGTAAACTATGTGTTGTGTATGATGCTATCATGTATTTTTCAGCAGAAGTTAGCGACGAATTGGAGATCCCAAGGGTGGTCCTGAGGACTAGCATTGTAGCTAATTTTCTTGGCCTTTCAATGCTCAATCAGAAGGCCTACCTTCCAGCTCAAG AAGATGGAGCGGTGAAGGCCATCCAAGAGCTGATCCCGTCGATGAGAGCGAGGGACATGCCTGTGTTCGACAGGTCCTGCCCAGAAGCCACGGAGCGAGTCCTCGCCCAGATCCATGAATCCACAAGCACAGCCTCAGCAATCGTATGGAACACGCTGCAGACTCTGGAGCAGGCCCTCCTCCACCGCCTCcagtcctctctctcccctcccatCTTCCCCATCGGCCCTCTCCACAAGTACCGAACCCGGGATCCTCGTCGTCGTCACCATCGCTCTCTCTTCGCCGCCGAGACCGGTGCTCGTCGCGAGGAAGATCGCATCAAGTGCGTGTCCTTCCTGGACTCCCACCCCCCGGGCTCTGTCGTCTACGTGAGCACCGGGAGCCTCGTCAGGCTGAGCCGGTCCGAGCTGGCCGAGATGGCCCGGGGCCTCGCCGACTGCGGCCAGCCCTTCCTGTGGGCGGTGGAGCTGAGCTCGGCGCACGATGGTGACATCGCACAGCTCATCCCAAGAGGGGAAGAGCTGCTGTGCGCTGCTGCAGACTGTCATCCTAATGCCCCTTCGATGCGGGGGCTCGTGGTTGCGTGGGCGCCGCAGGAGGAAGTGTTGGCACACGGGTCGGTCGGGTGCTTTTGGACGCACAACGGGTGGAACTCGACCCTAGAGAGCATGACCGAGGGGGTGCCGATGCTGTGTTGGCCTAGGGTTGGGGACCAGAAGATCATCGCCGGGTTCGTGACCCGGGTCTGGAGGGTGGGCTTGGAGCTGGAGTGCGATGGCAATGGAGGGTTAGAGAGAGGGAGGATCTCGAGGTCCATTAAGCGGTTGATGGCGGGcgaggaagggagggagatCAGGAAGAGGGcgttggagatggaggagacgGTGGAGCTCGCTTTGAGCGATGGCGGTTGCTCTTCTCAGTCCCTGAGCAAGCTGGTGGATTTCATCCAGCTGCtctaa